A part of Candidatus Oleimmundimicrobium sp. genomic DNA contains:
- a CDS encoding DUF501 domain-containing protein — protein MKVSREDIKLIEEQIGRKPRSVLKVLRRCKKGYPQVILTSPVLEDGTPFPTIFWLTCPFLVKEVSNLEGKGWIKYLQMRFNEDDSLKLELKKAHDNYRRERAFLIGFREAECDGIGIGGVSNSSWLKCLHAHYAHYLATGCNPVGELVDKHIGEIGECNECEKWTGKISIN, from the coding sequence ATGAAGGTTAGCAGAGAAGATATTAAGCTAATTGAAGAACAGATTGGGCGGAAACCTCGTAGCGTATTGAAGGTATTAAGGCGTTGCAAAAAAGGATATCCTCAGGTTATTTTGACCTCCCCCGTTTTAGAGGATGGTACTCCTTTTCCCACAATCTTCTGGTTGACGTGCCCGTTTTTGGTTAAGGAAGTTTCTAATTTAGAAGGAAAAGGCTGGATAAAATATCTTCAAATGCGATTTAACGAGGATGATTCTTTAAAATTGGAGTTAAAGAAGGCACATGATAATTACCGCCGGGAGCGAGCATTTTTAATAGGTTTTCGAGAGGCTGAGTGTGACGGTATAGGCATTGGTGGGGTTTCTAATTCAAGCTGGTTGAAGTGCTTGCATGCTCACTACGCTCATTACCTTGCAACCGGGTGCAATCCTGTCGGGGAATTGGTCGATAAACATATTGGTGAAATTGGTGAGTGTAATGAATGTGAAAAATGGACCGGTAAAATTAGCATCAATTGA
- the mazG gene encoding nucleoside triphosphate pyrophosphohydrolase: protein MSECFKFKKLTEIISILRGPTGCPWDKEQTYKSLTPHLIEESYEVLEAVNRQNFNHLKEELGDLLLQIVFYAQMASEDGKFNIDDVIDGIIEKLIRRHPHIFADKILLTSKDVLKNWDKIKKKEKEKSVCFMGVQSNLPALMYASKLQSKASRVGFDWQKTEDVFEKLDEEVEEFKEKYREEGNIEEEIGDILFTIVNIARCLKVDSEIALRRAANKFSKRFEFMEKVAEKRGLDFEDLSLAEKDKLWEEAKKLIADGE, encoded by the coding sequence ATGTCTGAATGTTTTAAATTTAAAAAATTAACTGAAATTATTTCTATTTTAAGAGGGCCTACTGGTTGTCCTTGGGATAAAGAGCAGACCTACAAATCGCTTACACCTCATCTTATTGAGGAATCATATGAAGTGTTGGAGGCAGTTAATCGACAAAATTTTAATCATCTTAAAGAAGAATTGGGCGATCTTTTGCTCCAAATTGTCTTCTATGCTCAAATGGCTTCGGAGGATGGAAAATTTAATATTGATGATGTAATTGACGGTATCATTGAAAAATTAATCCGTCGTCATCCTCATATTTTTGCCGATAAAATATTGCTTACTTCAAAAGATGTGTTAAAAAACTGGGATAAAATTAAAAAAAAAGAGAAAGAAAAATCAGTATGTTTTATGGGAGTTCAAAGCAATTTACCTGCTCTTATGTATGCTTCTAAATTGCAGTCTAAGGCTTCACGGGTTGGTTTTGATTGGCAAAAAACTGAGGATGTATTCGAAAAACTTGACGAGGAAGTTGAGGAGTTTAAGGAAAAATATCGCGAAGAAGGAAATATTGAAGAAGAAATTGGCGATATTTTATTTACAATAGTGAATATAGCTCGTTGTCTTAAGGTAGATTCAGAGATTGCATTGAGGAGAGCCGCAAATAAATTTTCTAAACGCTTTGAATTTATGGAGAAGGTGGCGGAAAAGCGTGGTTTAGATTTTGAAGATTTGTCTTTGGCCGAAAAAGACAAGCTATGGGAAGAAGCCAAAAAATTAATAGCAGATGGCGAATAA
- the pyk gene encoding pyruvate kinase, translating to MRRTKIVCTIGPASEDVKTLKELISAGMNVARLNLSHGSHKEHARNISIIRKISNDLGIPIGIILDLSGPKLRVGEISGDSVNLEPGHDFTLTTLPMRGDKFKVFVNFSELPNDVSPGDTIFLNDGLIELKVKFIKENEVVTKVIGGGKLSSHNGINLPNISISIDSITEKDVEDLSFGLKHEVDWVAMSFVRSSDDIKKLRLLMHDFGKEVPIIAKIEKHEAARRINEIIDVADGIMVARGDLGVEMFPEEVPIIQKKIIAKAIKKNKPVIIATQMLNSMIENQRPTRAEVSDVANAIFDETDAVMLSGETAIGNYPVKSVKMMTRIIEKTESYIDYVDELGNKRKWAQKNVTDAISFAACELASALKAKVIVTSTQSGNTARRVSKYRSAEQIVAVTPEDRTVKQLTLSWGVAPLHITPGRNTDEMIEKAVNKVVKAGFVKKGDDIIITAGVIVNIPGTTNLIKVHKV from the coding sequence ATGCGCCGTACCAAGATTGTTTGCACAATAGGCCCGGCAAGCGAAGATGTTAAAACTTTAAAAGAACTGATTAGCGCGGGAATGAATGTTGCTAGACTTAATCTTTCTCATGGTAGTCATAAAGAACATGCAAGAAATATTTCTATCATAAGGAAAATATCAAATGATTTAGGCATTCCTATTGGAATAATATTGGACCTCTCAGGCCCCAAATTAAGAGTCGGTGAAATTAGTGGAGATAGTGTGAATCTTGAGCCGGGTCATGATTTTACTTTGACGACTTTGCCTATGCGGGGAGATAAGTTTAAAGTTTTTGTAAATTTCTCAGAGCTTCCCAATGATGTATCCCCGGGAGATACCATTTTTCTTAACGATGGCCTCATTGAATTGAAAGTCAAATTTATAAAAGAAAATGAAGTTGTAACTAAAGTGATTGGGGGCGGCAAGCTCTCATCTCATAATGGCATCAACTTACCCAATATTTCTATAAGCATAGACTCCATCACAGAAAAGGATGTTGAGGATTTAAGCTTTGGTCTTAAACATGAAGTTGACTGGGTTGCAATGTCTTTTGTCAGGTCTTCAGATGATATTAAAAAATTGAGATTGTTGATGCATGATTTTGGGAAAGAAGTACCTATAATTGCTAAAATAGAAAAACATGAAGCGGCGAGAAGAATCAATGAGATTATTGATGTTGCCGATGGCATCATGGTGGCGCGCGGAGACCTTGGCGTGGAGATGTTTCCAGAGGAAGTGCCCATCATCCAAAAAAAGATTATTGCCAAAGCAATAAAAAAGAATAAGCCGGTTATTATCGCGACACAGATGCTGAATTCTATGATTGAGAATCAGCGCCCAACCAGAGCGGAAGTAAGCGATGTGGCCAATGCCATATTCGACGAAACAGACGCGGTGATGCTTTCAGGGGAAACAGCTATTGGGAATTATCCTGTTAAATCAGTTAAGATGATGACGAGAATCATTGAAAAAACAGAATCTTACATAGATTATGTTGATGAACTTGGAAATAAAAGGAAGTGGGCTCAAAAGAATGTTACCGATGCTATCAGTTTTGCGGCATGTGAATTGGCAAGCGCGTTGAAAGCAAAAGTTATAGTAACTTCAACGCAATCAGGGAATACCGCCAGAAGGGTGTCAAAATACAGATCCGCGGAGCAGATAGTGGCAGTAACGCCTGAGGATAGAACCGTAAAACAACTGACGTTATCATGGGGGGTAGCGCCTCTGCATATAACACCAGGTCGCAATACTGACGAAATGATTGAGAAGGCCGTGAATAAAGTAGTTAAAGCAGGATTTGTTAAAAAGGGCGATGACATTATTATTACTGCCGGGGTTATTGTAAATATTCCGGGGACTACCAACTTAATAAAAGTTCATAAAGTTTAA
- a CDS encoding Ppx/GppA phosphatase family protein — protein MNVKNGPVKLASIDIGTNSTRLMIAEKKRNHLKTLYRGVEITRLGAGVNEKRVLSSSAIQRTRLTLNKYKRLIEDYGVNETKVVATSAMRDAKNASLFIDEVEKKVGFQVEVLTGEKEGELSFLGATYDLCHVHQPILVIDIGGGSTEIIFGRPGFAEKFFSLDIGSVRLTEMFIKNDPPLESEIYLIEDYINSIIKGSFKEIDKRENLLCIGLAGTITTLSAISQKMRVYSPKKIHGSRLSLLEIERILNYLLSKNLSERKRLVGLESERADIIIAGTVILREIIRALGLKTVLISEHDILDGLILTMDC, from the coding sequence ATGAATGTGAAAAATGGACCGGTAAAATTAGCATCAATTGATATTGGAACAAATTCCACTCGTCTGATGATTGCTGAAAAAAAAAGGAATCATCTAAAAACTCTTTATCGCGGAGTCGAAATTACGAGGTTGGGTGCGGGAGTGAACGAGAAACGAGTTTTATCGAGTTCAGCTATTCAACGCACCCGTTTAACATTAAATAAATATAAAAGACTTATTGAAGATTATGGAGTAAATGAGACCAAAGTAGTTGCGACCAGTGCAATGAGAGACGCAAAAAACGCCTCTCTTTTTATTGATGAAGTAGAAAAAAAAGTTGGTTTTCAGGTGGAAGTTTTAACCGGTGAGAAAGAGGGCGAGCTGTCTTTTCTTGGAGCCACGTACGATTTGTGCCATGTTCACCAGCCAATTTTAGTTATTGATATAGGCGGAGGCAGTACTGAAATTATTTTTGGAAGGCCCGGTTTTGCTGAAAAATTTTTTAGTTTAGATATCGGTAGCGTGCGTTTGACGGAGATGTTTATCAAAAATGATCCGCCTCTTGAGTCTGAAATTTACTTAATTGAAGATTATATTAATTCTATTATAAAGGGATCTTTTAAAGAAATTGACAAAAGAGAAAATTTACTTTGCATAGGTCTAGCCGGAACAATAACTACATTGTCAGCTATTTCGCAGAAAATGAGGGTTTATAGTCCTAAAAAGATTCATGGTTCAAGACTTTCACTTTTAGAAATTGAACGTATTTTAAATTATCTTTTAAGCAAAAATCTTTCTGAGCGGAAACGTCTTGTTGGTCTGGAAAGTGAAAGGGCTGATATTATAATTGCGGGTACAGTCATCTTAAGAGAGATAATAAGAGCTCTTGGTTTAAAAACAGTTTTGATAAGTGAACACGATATTTTAGATGGTCTGATTCTTACAATGGATTGTTGA
- a CDS encoding V-type ATP synthase subunit I, translating into MAVIKVKKVCLIGHDSLREKLVETLQKKGVLHIANLRKELSETELEDIVKKFKPDSTEVDLTLSKVNFILEFLSGFEKKKGGFLSNFTGEKVEVKFSEFECIRDKINSEGVYEECENLGNLISAIDTKLSKLKTAREELRPWLALDIKFEDIGETKKTILSIGQVSMANFDKLKRELQEVALESSLNLINKDSQFAYILIIFLKDISNDVYQTLSKYGFQPSSFENFSNLSKKEMAEIDKQICQLQKEKEAIIKKAKSMVSLKPDTIILKNYLENVKNRVKIQLNFAKTEKVFMLEGWVKEGDLKRFKEETLKLSDEIDLTFTDPKEEENPPVMLKNNKWFAPFEIVTKLYGYPKYWELDPTTYFAPFFVVFFGLCIGDVGYGLVLTLLCLLLIKKFSANEMMKNFSLLLIYGGIASMVVGALTGSWFTIEVESLPLVLRRMIILEPLKDPVKYLVFCFILGFTHLLYGVVLEMYDNIKNGRLAEGIFREGGKLIFLPGVAILVIKMLVGSGESPALLLTVLPVAKWMAVIGTGLIVWFTEPGAKSIFGRIANGVYGLYGMTSFIGDTISYSRLMALGMATFLIGWGINIIGGIAKDMIPFVGFIVMAIILVAGHLFNLVINLISAFVHPARLQYVEFFGKFFEGGGRPFKPFAIETKDLAFKKSELSKDASICG; encoded by the coding sequence ATGGCTGTAATTAAAGTTAAGAAAGTCTGTTTAATAGGCCATGACTCGCTCAGGGAAAAGCTGGTAGAGACTTTGCAGAAAAAAGGCGTACTTCATATTGCCAATCTACGGAAAGAATTGTCTGAAACCGAATTAGAAGATATTGTTAAGAAATTTAAACCTGACTCCACCGAAGTAGATTTAACGCTCTCTAAAGTCAATTTTATCCTAGAGTTTTTAAGTGGGTTTGAGAAGAAGAAAGGTGGTTTTCTCTCGAATTTTACCGGCGAGAAGGTTGAAGTGAAATTTTCCGAGTTTGAATGTATTCGGGATAAAATTAATTCAGAAGGAGTTTATGAAGAGTGTGAAAATCTTGGTAACCTGATAAGCGCCATAGATACGAAATTAAGCAAGTTGAAAACTGCTCGTGAAGAGCTGAGGCCGTGGCTGGCTCTCGATATAAAATTTGAAGATATCGGTGAAACTAAGAAGACAATTTTATCGATTGGTCAAGTTTCTATGGCAAATTTCGACAAGTTAAAGAGAGAACTGCAAGAGGTTGCCCTCGAATCATCCCTAAATTTAATAAATAAAGATTCTCAATTTGCATATATCCTCATTATTTTTTTGAAAGATATTTCCAATGATGTTTATCAAACTTTAAGCAAGTACGGATTTCAGCCAAGTTCATTTGAAAATTTTAGCAATTTGTCCAAAAAAGAAATGGCTGAGATTGATAAACAGATTTGTCAACTTCAGAAAGAAAAAGAAGCCATTATAAAGAAAGCAAAGTCCATGGTTTCCTTGAAGCCGGATACGATTATTCTTAAAAATTATCTGGAAAATGTGAAGAACAGAGTTAAAATCCAACTTAATTTTGCAAAAACTGAAAAGGTTTTTATGCTTGAAGGATGGGTTAAAGAAGGGGATTTAAAACGTTTCAAAGAAGAGACTTTGAAGCTATCTGACGAAATTGACTTAACTTTTACTGATCCAAAAGAAGAAGAAAATCCGCCGGTGATGTTGAAGAACAATAAATGGTTTGCGCCATTCGAAATTGTTACAAAGCTTTATGGGTACCCCAAATATTGGGAACTGGACCCAACAACCTACTTCGCCCCATTTTTTGTTGTCTTTTTCGGATTATGTATAGGAGATGTCGGCTATGGTTTGGTTTTAACTCTCTTGTGTCTGTTGCTCATAAAGAAGTTTTCGGCTAATGAAATGATGAAGAATTTTTCGTTGCTGCTTATTTATGGAGGGATAGCGTCTATGGTTGTAGGGGCCCTTACCGGTAGCTGGTTTACCATTGAAGTTGAATCTTTGCCTTTAGTTTTAAGAAGAATGATAATTTTAGAACCCTTGAAAGATCCCGTCAAATACCTGGTTTTCTGTTTTATTTTGGGGTTTACCCACCTACTTTACGGGGTGGTTCTTGAGATGTACGATAATATCAAAAATGGCCGGTTGGCCGAGGGTATTTTTAGAGAGGGTGGGAAACTTATATTTTTACCCGGGGTTGCTATTCTTGTTATAAAAATGCTGGTAGGAAGTGGCGAGTCTCCTGCCTTGTTGCTTACGGTGTTGCCCGTAGCGAAGTGGATGGCGGTTATTGGCACTGGTTTGATAGTTTGGTTTACTGAGCCGGGCGCAAAGAGTATTTTTGGCAGAATAGCCAACGGCGTGTACGGTCTTTACGGAATGACCTCATTTATTGGTGATACTATTTCATATTCACGTTTGATGGCCTTGGGTATGGCAACTTTTCTTATCGGTTGGGGTATTAATATCATCGGCGGTATTGCCAAAGACATGATTCCCTTCGTCGGGTTTATTGTCATGGCCATAATTCTTGTGGCAGGGCACCTTTTTAATTTAGTAATTAATTTGATAAGTGCGTTTGTCCATCCGGCAAGATTGCAATATGTTGAATTTTTTGGCAAATTTTTTGAAGGTGGGGGAAGACCATTTAAACCCTTTGCTATTGAGACGAAGGATTTAGCGTTTAAAAAGTCGGAGTTATCAAAAGATGCTTCGATTTGTGGATAA
- the eno gene encoding phosphopyruvate hydratase — MTIIKEVFAREILDSRGNPTVEVEVFLAGGGWGRASVPSGASTGAFEAVELRDEDKSRYLGKGVLKAVKNVNDVIAPKVIGMDALDQRKLDTTLINLDGTENKSTLGANAILAVSLAVAKAVADALNVSLYKYLGGDKAHVLPIPMMNILNGGKHADNNVDIQEFMVMPVGASSFQEALRIGTEVFHNLKKVLHGRGLNTAVGDEGGFAPDLNSNEEALKVIIEAIEKAGYEPGKDAYIALDPAATEFYEDGKYVLTSEGKKLSPDEMVDFYANWVENYPIISIEDGMAEEDWDGWKKITEKLGKKIQLVGDDVFVTNASRFTKGVEIGVANSILIKLNQIGTLTETLDVIEMAKKAGYTVVISHRSGETEDTTIADMAVATNAGQIKTGAPSRTDRVCKYNQLLRIESELGSVARYLGKNAFYNLSGQ; from the coding sequence ATGACAATAATTAAGGAGGTTTTTGCCAGGGAGATTTTAGATTCCAGAGGAAATCCGACGGTTGAAGTTGAGGTCTTTCTTGCTGGAGGAGGTTGGGGTAGAGCGTCTGTCCCTTCCGGCGCTTCTACGGGAGCTTTCGAGGCGGTTGAGTTACGTGACGAGGACAAGAGTCGCTATCTGGGCAAAGGAGTGCTTAAGGCAGTAAAAAACGTTAATGATGTGATTGCCCCTAAAGTTATCGGGATGGATGCACTTGACCAAAGGAAACTGGATACAACGTTAATAAATTTAGATGGTACTGAAAACAAAAGTACCCTCGGAGCTAACGCTATTCTTGCTGTGTCTTTAGCCGTTGCAAAAGCGGTAGCCGATGCACTTAACGTTTCTCTTTATAAATATCTTGGGGGGGATAAAGCACATGTTTTACCGATTCCGATGATGAATATATTGAACGGCGGGAAACATGCCGATAATAATGTTGATATTCAAGAATTTATGGTTATGCCCGTTGGTGCTTCTTCTTTTCAAGAGGCACTTAGGATAGGAACTGAAGTTTTTCATAATTTAAAGAAGGTTTTACATGGAAGAGGTTTAAATACGGCTGTTGGCGATGAAGGAGGGTTCGCCCCGGACTTAAACTCCAACGAGGAAGCTCTAAAGGTGATTATAGAAGCTATTGAGAAAGCGGGATATGAGCCCGGAAAAGATGCTTATATCGCGCTTGATCCGGCGGCAACAGAGTTTTATGAGGATGGAAAATATGTTCTAACCAGTGAAGGGAAGAAATTATCTCCCGACGAGATGGTCGATTTTTATGCAAATTGGGTGGAAAATTATCCGATTATATCTATAGAGGATGGTATGGCGGAAGAAGATTGGGATGGTTGGAAAAAGATAACCGAAAAACTTGGCAAGAAAATTCAATTGGTTGGAGATGATGTTTTTGTTACTAATGCCAGCAGATTTACTAAAGGTGTTGAAATCGGGGTAGCAAACTCAATTTTGATTAAGTTAAATCAAATTGGCACTTTAACTGAAACTCTTGATGTAATTGAAATGGCTAAAAAAGCTGGTTATACAGTGGTAATTTCTCATAGGTCCGGCGAGACGGAGGATACCACCATTGCAGATATGGCGGTGGCCACAAATGCCGGTCAAATAAAGACGGGTGCTCCATCGAGAACGGACCGGGTGTGTAAGTACAACCAGCTTTTAAGGATAGAGTCGGAATTAGGCTCGGTAGCCAGGTATCTCGGAAAGAATGCTTTTTATAATTTAAGCGGCCAGTAA
- a CDS encoding septum formation initiator family protein, with product MRPQVCKAKSWTKSKNKKKRELRRKKRKSFKMNSQLLLYCVLLIVIGFWVSQPIIQGVVEKRKISALQEDIFKIQKENETLEKEISALNTDDNVEMVARGELGLIKPGEESYIVVPEDEGEEETSQALDESYEEENSEEPIWRQILEFITNFFNG from the coding sequence ATGAGACCTCAAGTCTGCAAGGCAAAATCTTGGACTAAGTCCAAAAATAAAAAAAAGAGAGAGTTGAGAAGGAAGAAGAGAAAAAGTTTTAAGATGAATTCTCAGCTCCTTTTATATTGCGTTTTGTTGATTGTTATAGGTTTTTGGGTATCCCAACCAATTATTCAAGGGGTTGTAGAGAAGAGGAAAATTTCTGCGTTACAAGAAGATATATTCAAAATACAAAAGGAAAATGAAACTTTAGAAAAAGAAATATCGGCCTTAAATACTGATGATAATGTGGAAATGGTTGCGAGGGGGGAACTTGGTCTAATAAAACCAGGGGAAGAATCTTATATAGTGGTTCCCGAAGACGAGGGAGAGGAAGAAACATCTCAGGCATTGGACGAAAGTTACGAGGAGGAAAATTCAGAGGAGCCGATTTGGCGACAAATTTTAGAATTCATTACGAATTTTTTTAATGGGTAA